From the Acidilutibacter cellobiosedens genome, one window contains:
- a CDS encoding relaxase/mobilization nuclease domain-containing protein, whose protein sequence is MATTRLISMHQNKGKSIADCLADRTDYAKNTNKTNDGEYISSYECDPKTVQGEFLLSKRIYSDITGREQANDVIAYQIRQSFKPGEVTPELANQIGYELGMRFTKGNHAFFVATHIDKAHIHNHIIFNSTSLDCTKKFRDFLGSGRAIRKISDRICLENGLSIVENPKRGKNHYGKWLGDKKPVSHSEKLRLAIDETLRKKPADFDTFLSEMKLEGYEIKTGMHISFKSENQKKFIRLRSLGSGYSEEEIKAVIDGNKPFVNRKRATEKSQSHVNLLVDIQAKLQAGKGAGYERWAKIFNLKQMAQTINFLTENNLLSYEDLDKKAKAVTDNFNQLSAQIKAAEKRMTEIVSLKTHIINYSKTREVYMAYRKAGYSKKFYEEHTADLLLHKAAKAAFDSLEGKKLPTVKALQMEYSKLLSEKKKAYGKYHSTKKEMQDILNAKANVDRLLGENISEKEKEKSQEQR, encoded by the coding sequence TTGGCAACAACACGCTTAATTTCTATGCACCAAAACAAAGGAAAGTCTATTGCTGATTGTCTTGCAGATCGCACAGATTATGCGAAAAATACTAACAAAACAAATGATGGCGAATACATCAGCTCTTACGAGTGTGACCCTAAAACCGTGCAGGGAGAATTTCTTTTATCTAAGCGAATTTACTCTGACATTACAGGTAGAGAACAAGCAAACGATGTAATAGCTTATCAGATACGCCAATCCTTTAAACCGGGAGAAGTTACGCCGGAGCTTGCCAATCAAATAGGCTATGAATTGGGTATGCGGTTTACAAAAGGCAATCATGCTTTTTTTGTCGCTACCCATATAGATAAGGCTCATATTCATAACCACATAATTTTTAATTCCACCTCACTGGACTGCACCAAAAAATTTCGTGATTTTTTAGGTTCAGGCAGAGCAATTCGTAAAATATCTGACCGCATTTGCCTTGAAAACGGACTGTCTATTGTTGAAAATCCAAAGCGAGGAAAAAACCATTATGGTAAATGGCTTGGAGATAAAAAGCCTGTTTCTCACTCTGAAAAGTTAAGGCTTGCTATAGATGAAACCCTTAGAAAAAAGCCTGCCGATTTTGATACGTTCTTATCAGAAATGAAACTGGAAGGATATGAAATCAAGACGGGAATGCACATCAGTTTTAAGAGTGAAAATCAAAAAAAATTCATTCGCCTGCGTTCTTTAGGGAGTGGATATTCTGAGGAAGAAATCAAGGCTGTCATTGACGGGAACAAACCTTTTGTTAATAGAAAAAGAGCAACTGAAAAGTCACAATCTCATGTTAATCTTTTAGTAGATATACAAGCAAAATTGCAGGCTGGAAAAGGTGCTGGTTATGAACGGTGGGCAAAGATTTTTAACCTAAAACAGATGGCACAGACAATTAATTTTCTAACGGAAAATAATCTGCTTTCTTATGAAGATTTGGATAAAAAGGCAAAGGCTGTTACAGATAATTTCAATCAATTATCGGCTCAAATTAAAGCTGCCGAAAAGCGTATGACAGAGATAGTAAGCCTTAAAACCCATATCATCAATTATTCCAAAACCCGTGAGGTTTACATGGCTTACCGCAAGGCAGGATACTCCAAAAAATTCTATGAAGAGCATACTGCTGATTTGCTTTTGCATAAAGCGGCAAAGGCGGCTTTTGACAGCTTAGAGGGCAAGAAATTACCTACCGTTAAGGCTCTGCAAATGGAATATTCCAAACTGCTTTCTGAAAAGAAAAAAGCTTATGGGAAGTATCATTCCACTAAAAAAGAAATGCAGGATATACTGAATGCAAAGGCAAATGTTGACCGTCTTTTAGGCGAGAATATATCGGAGAAGGAAAAAGAAAAATCACAGGAACAGAGGTAA
- a CDS encoding Mrp/NBP35 family ATP-binding protein: protein MSENCNQSCSSCSEDCAERKEQKTDFSEKLHEMSSVKKVIGIVSGKGGVGKSLVTSMLAVTMNRMGYHTAILDADVTGPSIPKAFGIREKASGSEFGLFPVKTKTGIDVMSVNLLLENDTDPVVWRGPIIAGTVKQFWTDVIWSDVDFMFIDMPPGTGDVPLTVFQSIAVDGIIVVTSPQELVSMIVSKAVKMVEMMNIPIIGLVENMSYFKCPDNGKDYQIFGESHIEEVADKHNLKVLAKLPIDPKISAACDKGMIELFDGNWLEPVAKILEKMEES from the coding sequence ATGAGCGAAAATTGCAATCAAAGCTGCAGCAGTTGTTCGGAGGACTGTGCAGAAAGAAAAGAACAAAAAACGGACTTCTCCGAAAAACTGCACGAGATGAGCAGTGTAAAAAAGGTCATTGGTATTGTCAGTGGCAAAGGAGGAGTCGGCAAATCACTTGTTACCTCTATGCTTGCAGTCACCATGAACAGAATGGGTTATCATACAGCTATTCTGGATGCGGATGTTACAGGGCCTTCTATCCCAAAAGCCTTTGGTATCAGGGAGAAAGCCTCAGGCAGTGAATTTGGCCTATTCCCTGTTAAAACAAAGACCGGGATTGATGTTATGTCTGTCAATTTGCTTTTAGAAAACGACACTGACCCGGTTGTATGGAGAGGACCAATTATTGCCGGCACAGTAAAGCAGTTTTGGACAGATGTTATTTGGAGCGATGTGGATTTTATGTTCATCGATATGCCGCCGGGCACCGGCGATGTTCCCCTTACGGTATTTCAATCCATTGCTGTTGATGGAATTATCGTTGTGACGTCCCCACAGGAACTTGTTTCCATGATTGTTTCAAAAGCTGTTAAGATGGTCGAGATGATGAATATCCCTATTATCGGTCTGGTAGAAAACATGTCCTATTTTAAATGTCCTGATAACGGCAAGGACTATCAGATATTTGGCGAAAGCCATATTGAAGAAGTTGCTGATAAACATAATTTAAAGGTTCTCGCTAAATTACCTATTGACCCGAAAATTTCAGCTGCATGTGACAAGGGTATGATAGAGCTTTTCGATGGCAATTGGCTTGAGCCGGTTGCAAAAATATTAGAAAAAATGGAGGAAAGTTAA
- a CDS encoding helix-turn-helix transcriptional regulator, with the protein MIRKVEKYDFKTFGQAIKAARKAKGLSRNELADQIHIAPRYIASIENSGQHPSLQIFYELVTLLDVSVDQFFFPNKETDKSTQRRQLESLLDDISDKGLQIVTATAKEVKEVETEDE; encoded by the coding sequence ATGATACGCAAAGTCGAAAAATACGATTTTAAGACTTTCGGTCAAGCCATAAAAGCAGCACGTAAAGCAAAGGGATTATCAAGAAACGAATTAGCGGATCAAATTCACATTGCTCCTCGCTATATTGCGTCCATCGAAAATAGTGGACAGCACCCAAGCCTTCAAATCTTTTATGAACTTGTTACTCTTTTAGATGTATCGGTAGACCAATTCTTTTTTCCAAATAAAGAAACAGATAAATCCACGCAACGTAGGCAGCTTGAAAGTCTGCTTGATGATATAAGCGACAAGGGTTTGCAGATTGTTACCGCTACAGCAAAAGAGGTTAAGGAAGTCGAAACAGAGGACGAATGA
- a CDS encoding cupin domain-containing protein has protein sequence MIEQVYKISTGNEKAVEKVIYDDNLHYLHMIFNKNEGVYANLKIGQLAH, from the coding sequence ATGATTGAGCAAGTATATAAAATATCAACTGGCAACGAAAAAGCAGTAGAAAAGGTTATTTATGATGATAACCTTCATTATCTGCACATGATTTTTAACAAAAATGAAGGTGTTTATGCTAATCTAAAAATAGGTCAGCTGGCTCATTGA
- a CDS encoding 4Fe-4S binding protein produces the protein MKYIITTIRVLFFALFIFLLLNGKMMLWIALYAVSLLVALLFGRVYCGYVCPMNTLMIPTEWLSKKLKLQTVNSSKWLSSGKFAWFALVGSVAIMLLAQKLLHKNIPILLIWLVVSVLITLRYKPAVFHIVNKYVRKMPFTTQNRYNRFVL, from the coding sequence ATGAAGTATATTATTACTACAATACGTGTTTTATTTTTTGCGCTATTCATATTTTTATTACTTAACGGTAAAATGATGCTTTGGATTGCATTATATGCGGTAAGTCTCTTAGTAGCATTGCTATTTGGCAGAGTATATTGTGGTTATGTCTGTCCGATGAATACGTTGATGATTCCAACAGAATGGCTCTCAAAAAAGCTAAAGCTACAGACGGTTAATTCTTCCAAGTGGCTTAGCTCTGGAAAATTTGCATGGTTCGCATTGGTGGGTAGCGTAGCAATAATGTTGCTTGCACAAAAATTGTTACATAAAAATATTCCTATCTTACTAATTTGGTTAGTGGTTTCGGTGCTTATAACGCTTAGATATAAGCCGGCAGTATTTCATATTGTCAACAAGTATGTTCGAAAGATGCCATTTACTACTCAAAATAGATATAATCGTTTTGTGTTGTGA
- a CDS encoding DUF134 domain-containing protein codes for MARPVKWRKVCCLPESNKFGPLDSSADAENHVNMTVDEYETIRLIDLEGFTQEECAKQMNIARSTVQGIYIEARKKLAESLVNGKVLLIEGGEYRLCEGLGNGCGRGCHRHRRGRCFTDDADRGG; via the coding sequence ATGGCGAGACCAGTAAAGTGGAGAAAAGTTTGCTGTTTGCCTGAGAGCAATAAATTCGGGCCTCTTGATTCGTCTGCCGACGCAGAAAACCATGTAAACATGACAGTAGATGAGTATGAAACTATAAGACTTATCGATTTGGAAGGCTTCACTCAAGAAGAGTGCGCCAAGCAAATGAATATTGCTCGTAGCACCGTTCAAGGCATTTATATCGAAGCCAGAAAAAAGCTGGCTGAATCATTAGTAAATGGAAAGGTATTACTGATTGAGGGCGGTGAATACCGGCTTTGTGAAGGGTTAGGGAATGGTTGTGGCCGTGGTTGCCACAGGCATAGGCGTGGTAGATGTTTTACAGATGATGCGGATCGAGGTGGTTGA
- a CDS encoding iron-sulfur cluster assembly scaffold protein: MIIYSERVIEHFMCPQNAHSMPDANAEGSYGDPSCGDYLTVYLKVKDNRVEEISYLVFGCCASIATSSMTSVLAKGKTLDEALNITEEDIIQALDGLTENKVHCSNLGVSALRNAIENYLNKNRTEDSYENSNSSR, encoded by the coding sequence TTGATTATATATTCAGAAAGAGTAATTGAGCATTTTATGTGCCCACAAAATGCCCATAGTATGCCGGATGCAAATGCTGAAGGAAGCTACGGTGATCCTTCCTGTGGAGATTATTTGACCGTTTATTTAAAGGTAAAAGATAATCGTGTTGAGGAAATCAGCTATCTTGTGTTTGGGTGTTGTGCTTCAATTGCAACATCCAGTATGACGTCGGTATTAGCAAAGGGCAAAACCTTAGACGAAGCATTGAATATTACGGAAGAAGATATTATCCAGGCTTTAGATGGACTTACTGAAAATAAGGTTCATTGCTCAAATTTAGGTGTGAGTGCGCTACGCAACGCAATTGAGAATTATTTAAACAAAAATAGAACGGAGGATTCTTATGAAAATAGCAATTCCAGTAGATGA
- a CDS encoding MBL fold metallo-hydrolase, whose product MLIKTLVENTAISKDFGSEHGLSLYIETKKHKILFDVGASELFLQNAKKLDVNIADVDFLVISHGHYDHGGGLKTFLKENTKVEVFLHRLAFGKHYAIRPNDELDFIGLDENLKQNKQIVLTSDCFFINSGIQVFSNIAQREPRPKSNGGLLMEHKGQTIDDTFAHEQNLVVEEDGKTLLVTGCAHNGIINILEHFHTLKGRMPNYVIGGFHLSSRSGGNEDSEIIDRIGKYLMGTKAKFYTCHCTGLEPYKRLKAAMDDSIYYLSAGSEITI is encoded by the coding sequence ATGCTTATTAAAACTTTGGTTGAAAACACAGCGATATCAAAAGACTTTGGCAGCGAGCATGGCCTTAGCCTGTATATAGAAACAAAGAAACATAAAATATTGTTTGATGTTGGTGCAAGCGAGCTGTTTCTTCAAAATGCAAAAAAGCTTGATGTGAATATTGCTGATGTTGACTTTCTTGTGATTTCACATGGGCACTATGACCACGGCGGAGGGCTAAAAACATTTTTGAAAGAAAACACAAAAGTCGAGGTATTTCTACATCGACTCGCTTTTGGAAAGCACTATGCGATCCGTCCAAACGATGAATTGGATTTTATAGGTCTTGATGAAAATCTGAAACAAAACAAACAAATTGTCCTCACATCAGACTGTTTCTTTATTAACAGTGGAATCCAAGTATTCTCGAATATTGCCCAAAGAGAGCCGCGTCCAAAATCAAACGGTGGTTTGCTCATGGAGCATAAGGGGCAAACGATCGATGATACCTTTGCACATGAACAGAACCTCGTGGTAGAGGAAGACGGGAAAACCCTATTAGTAACTGGCTGTGCCCATAATGGCATTATAAATATTCTTGAGCATTTTCACACACTTAAAGGGCGAATGCCCAACTATGTAATAGGCGGATTTCATCTTTCCAGCCGCTCTGGCGGCAATGAGGACTCTGAAATAATAGATAGAATTGGTAAATACCTAATGGGTACAAAAGCAAAATTTTACACCTGTCATTGTACAGGTCTAGAGCCTTATAAAAGGCTAAAAGCTGCTATGGATGATAGCATCTATTACCTTTCAGCAGGCAGTGAAATTACAATCTAA
- a CDS encoding DUF5320 domain-containing protein — translation MPRRDGTGPMGAGSMTGRGLGLCTGANAVKYGAGLGMGIGLGLACRRGFGFGRGFGRGSAINQASSKTQKELLNEQKTMLQDRLEVIDKQLENL, via the coding sequence ATGCCAAGAAGGGATGGAACCGGCCCAATGGGTGCGGGATCAATGACTGGAAGAGGTTTAGGGCTTTGCACAGGTGCTAATGCAGTAAAGTATGGAGCTGGTCTCGGAATGGGAATAGGTCTTGGACTTGCTTGCAGACGCGGTTTCGGTTTCGGTCGCGGTTTTGGTAGAGGTTCTGCGATTAACCAGGCCTCCTCAAAAACACAAAAAGAGCTGCTGAATGAACAGAAAACCATGTTGCAAGATCGACTTGAAGTTATTGATAAGCAATTGGAGAACCTATAA
- the istB gene encoding IS21-like element helper ATPase IstB, producing the protein MKVKLNEEIKEYCNILKLKGIKTHYEEVISEAADYEDFLHKLLTYEMEEKDKRSIECRIRNAHLPYRQYIEDIEIDCLPVDMQKRLPELATLDFIEKGKNIIMTGNPGTGKTMVSIALALKACMAGYKVLFTTIPLLVTTLKESNSAKTLRYFENRFEKYDLVVADELGYTSFDREGTDLLFNNLSLRAARKSTIITSNLSFERWIEVFGDPTVTSAMIDRLTYKAILVDMEGDSYRLRETLRENGASIKSLTA; encoded by the coding sequence ATGAAGGTTAAATTAAATGAAGAGATTAAAGAATACTGTAATATATTGAAACTTAAAGGAATTAAAACTCACTATGAAGAAGTAATATCTGAAGCGGCTGATTATGAGGATTTTCTTCATAAGCTTTTAACTTATGAGATGGAAGAAAAGGATAAGCGTTCCATTGAATGTCGTATTCGAAATGCACATTTGCCTTACAGGCAATATATTGAAGATATTGAAATTGACTGTCTCCCAGTAGATATGCAGAAAAGACTTCCTGAGTTAGCAACACTTGATTTTATCGAAAAAGGCAAAAATATCATAATGACCGGTAACCCGGGAACCGGAAAAACTATGGTTAGTATTGCTTTAGCATTAAAGGCTTGCATGGCAGGTTATAAGGTTCTGTTCACGACAATTCCACTACTGGTTACTACATTGAAGGAAAGCAATAGCGCTAAGACCTTGAGATATTTTGAGAATAGATTTGAAAAATATGACCTTGTAGTGGCAGATGAACTTGGGTACACCTCGTTTGACCGGGAAGGGACAGATCTGCTGTTTAATAATCTTTCTTTAAGGGCAGCAAGGAAATCAACAATAATTACTTCTAACCTTTCATTTGAGCGTTGGATTGAGGTTTTCGGTGATCCGACAGTTACAAGTGCGATGATAGATAGACTTACTTACAAGGCAATTCTTGTCGACATGGAGGGTGATTCTTATCGGCTAAGAGAAACATTAAGAGAAAATGGTGCATCTATTAAATCTTTAACAGCTTAA
- a CDS encoding NifB/NifX family molybdenum-iron cluster-binding protein, translating to MMKIAVASENGMVTEHFGHCEGFMIFDTENNQILKSETIANPGHRPGFLPNFLADRGVNVIISGGMGGGAVEIFNERNIEVIVGAKGNAKDVVEAYLQGSLKSTGSVCHEHQHHDECGE from the coding sequence ATGATGAAAATTGCAGTAGCAAGCGAAAACGGAATGGTGACCGAGCACTTTGGACATTGCGAAGGGTTTATGATTTTTGACACCGAAAATAATCAAATTCTCAAAAGCGAAACCATTGCTAACCCTGGACATAGACCTGGATTCTTGCCTAATTTTCTTGCCGATCGTGGTGTAAATGTCATTATCAGCGGTGGTATGGGCGGAGGTGCAGTCGAGATATTTAATGAAAGGAACATCGAGGTTATTGTCGGAGCAAAAGGTAACGCTAAGGATGTGGTAGAAGCGTACCTGCAGGGTTCCTTAAAATCGACTGGTTCCGTTTGTCATGAACATCAGCATCATGATGAATGCGGCGAATAG
- a CDS encoding nucleotide-binding protein has product MRIAVLSGKGGTGKTLVSVNLAAASKESTYIDCDVEEPNGHLFFKPEGVREEEISVKIPKVDEELCNGCRKCVDFCNFNALAYIKNKLIVFDDVCHSCGGCILVCPEKALTEKAKVIGKVQKGISDEVTVWTGILNTGEATGIPIIKKLLTEKNLEANKQTFIDCPPGSACIVMESIKDADHCVLVAEPTLFGVHNLNMVYDLVKLFNKPFGVILNKCLDEENPAEKFCFENNIKILGRIPFDNELGTLNSNAEIAVNKNEKYRELFSSLLKTVAKEVQCNETTTNP; this is encoded by the coding sequence ATGAGAATAGCTGTGCTTAGCGGCAAGGGCGGCACAGGAAAGACACTGGTATCAGTGAATTTAGCTGCGGCATCGAAGGAATCCACATATATAGACTGTGATGTAGAAGAGCCGAATGGACATCTGTTTTTTAAGCCTGAAGGAGTCAGGGAGGAAGAAATATCAGTAAAGATTCCAAAAGTGGATGAAGAATTATGCAATGGGTGTCGAAAATGCGTTGATTTTTGCAACTTTAACGCCCTCGCCTATATTAAAAACAAACTGATTGTCTTTGACGATGTGTGCCACTCCTGCGGTGGCTGTATCTTGGTTTGTCCTGAAAAGGCACTAACAGAGAAAGCAAAGGTTATTGGCAAAGTACAAAAAGGGATTTCCGACGAAGTAACGGTATGGACAGGAATACTGAACACCGGTGAAGCTACGGGCATTCCTATCATAAAAAAGCTGCTTACCGAGAAAAATTTGGAAGCAAATAAACAGACATTTATTGACTGCCCTCCAGGAAGCGCTTGTATCGTAATGGAGAGCATCAAAGATGCGGACCATTGTGTATTGGTAGCTGAGCCGACATTGTTTGGTGTTCATAACCTCAATATGGTATACGATCTGGTCAAGTTATTTAATAAGCCATTTGGGGTGATTCTTAACAAATGCTTGGATGAAGAAAACCCAGCAGAGAAGTTTTGTTTTGAAAATAATATAAAGATATTAGGGCGGATTCCATTTGACAATGAACTTGGAACCTTGAACTCGAATGCGGAAATTGCCGTTAATAAAAATGAAAAGTACCGAGAACTGTTTTCTTCTCTGCTGAAAACAGTGGCAAAGGAGGTGCAGTGTAATGAAACAACTACTAATCCTTAG
- a CDS encoding ATP-binding protein, protein MKQLLILSGKGGTGKTTIASAFIKLADAKAYADCDVDAPNLHLITGWNVEPEKTDYYGLPKAEINLELCTQCDQCRQNCRFDAIKAESHYKVDPFACEGCGVCAYVCPAEAITLVPAVAGELMLYSDREKVFSTAQLKMGSGTSGMLVTEVKKQMKSAAVDTGLAIIDGSPGIGCPVIASLSGVDMVLIVAEPSISGISDMERIITTAAKFGTKTAVCINKYDTNIVNTEKIEEFCNKQGLPYIGSIPFDSNAVKAINNGQTIVDIDCTSGTAVKEVYHKTMNLLFEQGGG, encoded by the coding sequence ATGAAACAACTACTAATCCTTAGTGGAAAAGGCGGCACTGGAAAGACCACAATAGCAAGTGCATTTATAAAGCTTGCTGACGCCAAAGCATATGCGGATTGTGATGTAGATGCACCTAACCTGCACCTAATAACCGGATGGAATGTTGAACCGGAAAAAACAGACTATTATGGGTTGCCAAAAGCGGAGATAAATCTGGAACTGTGTACCCAATGCGATCAGTGCAGGCAAAACTGCCGATTTGACGCGATCAAAGCAGAGTCGCACTATAAGGTTGATCCTTTTGCATGTGAAGGCTGCGGCGTTTGCGCATATGTTTGTCCTGCGGAAGCGATAACTTTGGTACCGGCAGTGGCCGGAGAGCTGATGCTGTATTCTGATCGGGAAAAAGTGTTTTCAACGGCACAGCTTAAAATGGGCAGTGGTACCTCTGGAATGCTTGTCACTGAGGTGAAAAAACAAATGAAGTCGGCAGCAGTTGATACTGGGCTGGCCATTATTGATGGATCTCCCGGAATAGGCTGTCCTGTCATTGCATCACTTAGTGGCGTGGATATGGTTTTGATAGTCGCAGAACCTTCCATATCAGGTATCAGCGATATGGAGCGCATTATAACAACAGCGGCGAAATTCGGAACCAAGACAGCAGTATGTATAAACAAATATGATACCAATATTGTAAACACAGAGAAGATTGAAGAGTTTTGTAATAAACAAGGTCTTCCTTATATCGGCAGTATACCCTTTGACTCAAACGCAGTTAAAGCTATTAATAATGGTCAAACCATTGTAGACATCGACTGCACATCGGGAACGGCGGTTAAAGAGGTTTACCACAAAACAATGAATCTACTCTTTGAACAAGGTGGAGGTTAA
- a CDS encoding NifB/NifX family molybdenum-iron cluster-binding protein yields MKIAIPVDEKTLESNVCVSFGRTPYFLIYDVETKESIFIDNSAAASTGGAGIKAAQIIVDNKANALLTPRLGENAADVLKPAEIKIYKTATTSAKDNIDAFIAGKLHLLDEIHAGFHGHGGN; encoded by the coding sequence ATGAAAATAGCAATTCCAGTAGATGAGAAAACCTTGGAGTCGAATGTATGTGTATCATTTGGACGTACTCCCTATTTTCTTATTTATGATGTAGAAACCAAGGAAAGTATATTTATTGACAACAGTGCGGCGGCAAGCACAGGAGGTGCAGGGATTAAAGCTGCACAAATAATAGTGGATAACAAAGCAAATGCTTTACTAACTCCCCGCTTAGGAGAAAATGCTGCTGACGTGTTAAAACCCGCTGAAATCAAAATTTATAAAACGGCAACTACTTCAGCCAAAGATAATATTGATGCTTTTATTGCCGGCAAACTTCATTTGCTTGATGAAATTCATGCCGGATTTCATGGACACGGGGGCAATTAA
- the istA gene encoding IS21 family transposase, translated as MIKLNQKQKIILKHIDGMSNRSIASELHMSKDTVNKYVNEYENQKQELLAKNPETDTKELIQAIVEKPKYNSENRGPNKVTSEMIEVIEECLKVNEWKRANGMSKQQMRKIDIHEYLLKKNFNISYSSVKRLVKTIEDRHREAFIRQEYVLGDVCEFDWGTAKLDIGGEGYKAYQMAVFTPAKSGIRYSMLFKSQDTPAFQQSHAEFFSFCKGNFRTMVYDNMRVAVKKFVGLFEKEPTKALTELSIYYGFNFRFTNIAKGNEKGHVERSVEYVRRKVFSEPGNDKFDTLAEANKFLFEECMKLNNKETSNGLVPMEIFKEEQKHLFPNLPKFESSIYSENRVDKYSTVTVSQNHYSVPDTLVGKMVKVKMFTDKIIIYYDNSIVAKHDRSFKLHDWKIEIHHYLRTLHKKPGALKGSTALLQTDTQIKYIYEQYYTKDAKTFLQVLEIIYEKGIHAVTEALRELEKLSPMDMSADKVKVICESRKEKEICVTVPLNDHLTEKSRSTLSIYDKLAALQSRKLNKEAV; from the coding sequence GTGATAAAATTGAATCAAAAACAAAAAATCATACTTAAACATATTGACGGTATGAGCAATCGAAGCATTGCCAGTGAGCTTCACATGAGCAAGGATACTGTAAATAAATATGTAAATGAGTATGAAAATCAAAAGCAAGAACTTTTAGCAAAAAATCCTGAAACAGATACAAAAGAATTAATTCAAGCAATTGTTGAAAAACCAAAATACAATTCTGAAAACAGAGGGCCAAACAAGGTAACATCTGAGATGATTGAAGTAATTGAAGAATGCTTAAAGGTTAATGAATGGAAGCGTGCTAACGGTATGTCAAAGCAGCAAATGAGAAAAATTGATATTCATGAATACTTGTTAAAGAAAAATTTTAATATTAGTTATTCATCAGTTAAAAGATTAGTTAAAACAATCGAGGATAGGCATCGTGAAGCTTTCATAAGACAAGAATATGTTCTTGGAGATGTATGTGAATTTGACTGGGGTACGGCAAAATTAGATATAGGGGGAGAAGGATATAAAGCTTATCAAATGGCAGTTTTTACTCCTGCTAAAAGCGGAATCAGATATTCAATGCTTTTTAAATCTCAAGATACTCCAGCATTTCAACAATCACATGCAGAATTTTTCTCATTTTGCAAAGGTAATTTTAGAACAATGGTCTATGATAATATGAGGGTTGCAGTTAAGAAATTTGTTGGATTGTTCGAAAAAGAGCCAACAAAAGCATTGACAGAATTATCAATATACTATGGATTCAACTTTAGGTTCACGAATATTGCAAAAGGCAATGAAAAGGGCCACGTTGAGAGAAGTGTAGAATATGTTAGAAGAAAAGTATTCAGTGAGCCGGGTAATGACAAATTCGACACTCTTGCAGAAGCAAACAAGTTTCTTTTTGAAGAATGTATGAAGCTTAATAATAAAGAAACATCTAACGGATTGGTGCCGATGGAAATCTTTAAAGAAGAGCAAAAACACTTGTTTCCTAACTTACCTAAGTTTGAAAGCAGTATTTATTCAGAAAACCGTGTTGACAAATATTCGACCGTAACGGTAAGTCAAAATCATTATTCTGTGCCGGATACATTAGTTGGTAAAATGGTAAAAGTGAAGATGTTTACAGATAAGATAATTATCTACTACGATAACAGCATTGTAGCTAAACATGACCGCAGTTTTAAACTGCATGACTGGAAAATTGAGATTCATCATTATCTTAGAACTCTACATAAAAAACCAGGTGCCCTCAAAGGAAGCACAGCACTGCTCCAAACGGACACCCAGATCAAATATATCTATGAACAGTATTATACCAAAGATGCCAAGACATTTCTACAAGTTTTAGAAATTATTTATGAAAAAGGAATCCATGCTGTGACAGAAGCTTTAAGGGAACTTGAAAAACTGTCACCAATGGATATGAGTGCTGATAAGGTTAAGGTGATTTGTGAAAGTAGAAAGGAAAAAGAAATTTGCGTTACTGTTCCATTAAATGATCATCTAACTGAAAAATCAAGGAGCACATTATCGATTTATGATAAACTTGCAGCACTCCAATCAAGAAAGCTTAACAAGGAGGCTGTATAG
- a CDS encoding cupin domain-containing protein, whose amino-acid sequence MTVVRGTLSIGLNDQEIHKYSNGTLLKIPVNTKMNVKNLNDDTLELIVVKAPAPTK is encoded by the coding sequence ATGACCGTAGTAAGAGGTACACTTTCTATTGGCCTTAATGACCAGGAAATTCATAAGTATTCCAATGGTACTTTACTAAAAATACCTGTAAATACAAAGATGAACGTTAAAAATTTGAATGATGACACGTTGGAATTGATTGTTGTAAAAGCACCAGCCCCAACAAAATAA